One Oryza brachyantha chromosome 3, ObraRS2, whole genome shotgun sequence DNA segment encodes these proteins:
- the LOC102722378 gene encoding ocs element-binding factor 1-like, which produces MSVAPVPEGARRAAAAIEEERQRNRKKSNRLSARRSRMKKQQYVDGLSVEVEQLRRENDATRAGVGAVLQRCGLVEQENRVLLAHARELCSTLQLRTSQLRLLGEVASVTLDVPDVADHLMQLYGGGAGAGGLVMPLSPPPPPLPPQIQMLLQSDVMHTVSMLQGYESI; this is translated from the coding sequence ATGTCAGTTGCACCGGTGCCGGAAGGggcgcgccgcgcggcggcggcgatcgaggaggagcggcagcgCAACCGGAAGAAGTCGAACCGGCTGTCGGCGCGGAGGTCCCGCATGAAGAAGCAGCAGTACGTGGACGGGCTGTCCGTGGAGGTGGAGCAGCTGCGGCGGGAGAACGACGCCAcgcgcgccggcgtcggcgccgtgcTGCAGCGGTGCGGCCTGGTCGAGCAGGAGAACCGGGTGCTGCTGGCGCACGCGCGCGAGCTGTGCAGCACGCTCCAGCTCCGCACCTCGCAGCTCCGGCTGCTCGGAGAGGTCGCCAGCGTGACCCTCGACGTgcccgacgtcgccgaccaccTCATGCAGCTCtacggaggcggcgccggcgccggcggtctGGTGATGCCGCtctcgcccccgccgccgccgctgccgccgcagaTCCAGATGCTGCTCCAGTCCGACGTCATGCATACGGTCAGTATGCTACAGGGCTATGAAAGCATATGA
- the LOC102701993 gene encoding calvin cycle protein CP12-1, chloroplastic-like, which produces MATILNVAAMATFQAPMPPPRPLAMVPARQNVVSFARHPAAAWGARRPRVGVAAASPSTPPELAQKVSESIKQAEETCADDPEGGECAAAWDEVEELSAAASHARDRKKDSDPLEEYCKDNPETDECRTYED; this is translated from the coding sequence ATGGCAACCATCCTCAACGTGGCCGCCATGGCCACCTTCCAGGCTCCGATGCCCCCACCGCGGCCCCTGGCCATGGTGCCGGCTCGCCAGAACGTCGTGTCGTTCGCCCGccacccggcggcggcgtggggcgCCCGGAGGCCGCGCgtgggcgtggcggcggcttcgCCGTCCACGCCGCCGGAGCTGGCGCAGAAGGTGTCGGAGAGCATCAAGCAGGCGGAGGAGACGTGCGCGGACGACCCGGAGGGCGGCGAGTGCGCGGCGGCATGGGACGAGGTGGAGGAgctcagcgccgccgccagccacgCGCGCGACCGCAAGAAGGACAGCGACCCGCTCGAGGAGTACTGCAAGGACAACCCGGAGACCGACGAGTGCCGCACCTACGAGGACTGA
- the LOC102722658 gene encoding bifunctional TENA2 protein: protein MDSRRVEAGMTAALMARHQRMYERATRHPFTVSIRDGTVDLAAFRRWLGQDYMFVKEFVAFLASVLLKCCRQSDGSDMEIILGGLASLSDELSWFKKEAEKWSVNLAEVSPLKSNTEYCRFLQSFSEPEISYTTAITTFWIIETVYQDSFAFCIEEGNKTPPELLGTCQRWGSPQFKQYCQSLQRIADHCLANAPADALKSAEEAFLQVLELEIGFWDMSSSKS, encoded by the exons ATGGACAGCAGAAGGGTGGAGGCAGGCATGACGGCGGCGTTGATGGCACGGCACCAGAGGATGTATGAGCGGGCTACGCGGCACCCGTTCACCGTCTCCATCCGCGACGGCACAGTCGACCTGGCCGCCTTCAGACGCTGGCTA GGCCAGGACTACATGTTTGTGAAGGAATTTGTTGCTTTTCTAGCTAGTGTACTGCTCAAGTGTTGCAGACAGTCAGATGGTTCAGACATGGAAATAATACTTGGTGGCTTGGCTTCCCTTAGTGATGAGCTCTCTTGGTTCAAGAAGGAAGCTGAAAAATGGAGTGTTAATCTAGCTGAAGTTTCTCCCTTGAAATCCAATACAGAGTACTGCAG GTTTCTCCAAAGCTTCAGCGAGCCAGAGATTAGCTACACCACTGCCATAACTACCTTTTGGATAATTGAAACCGTGTACCAGGATAGTTTTGCTTTCTGTATAGAAGAAGGTAACAAGACACCTCCTGAACTCTTGGGGACCTGCCAGAGATGGGGAAGCCCCCAGTTCAAGCAGTACTGCCAGTCTCTGCAGAGAATTGCTGATCACTGCCTCGCAAACGCCCCAGCTGATGCTTTGAAGAGTGCTGAAGAGGCTTTCCTCCAGGTACTTGAGCTGGAGATTGGTTTCTGGGACATGAGCTCTTCTAAATCATGA
- the LOC102722941 gene encoding uncharacterized protein LOC102722941, giving the protein MLDIRKRRIQLLLFIVGVVALSMTAEKFRELVGKEAASKSGQFTFMNCFDMGSGSLACAAKEGVKLYVYNLRTAHMERVRQRAIEKALADAVTEGLSPADAAKQAQKVGAKAAKVAARQAKRILGPIISSGWDFFEAMYFGGSMTEGFLRGIGTLFGTYAGGFHGEERLGKLGYLAGSHLGSWVGGRIGLMIYDVINGLNYMLQFVKPEYEASAYGSVESPEYAYNYRSGENEEPTYYETSEEKQEESNGFSLF; this is encoded by the exons ATGCTGGACATACGGAAGCGGCGCATCCAGCTGCTTCTCTTcatcgtcggcgtcgtcgccctcAGCATGACTG CTGAGAAGTTTAGGGAACTTGTTGGAAAGGAGGCTGCATCAAAGAGTGGACAGTTTACGTTCATGAACTGTTTTGATATGGGCTCAGGCAGCCTTGCGTGCGCAGCTAAGGAGGGCGTTAAATTGTATGTCTACAACCTCCGAACTGCACATATGGAAAGGGTGCGGCAGCGGGCCATCGAGAAGGCATTGGCTGATGCCGTGACAGAAGGCCTGTCTCCCGCTGATGCGGCAAAGCAAGCTCAGAAGGTTGGTGCAAAAGCTGCAAAAGTGGCAGCTCGTCAAGCCAAGAGGATATTGGGTCCGATAATTTCTTCTGGTTGGGATTTCTTTGAAGCCATGTACTTCGGTGGAAGCATGACTGAAGGTTTTCTCCGAGGTATCGGCACCTTATTTGGGACCTATGCAGGTGGTTTCCATGGTGAGGAGAGGCTGGGGAAGCTGGGTTATCTTGCAGGAAGCCATCTAGGCAGTTGGGTTGGTGGAAGAATTGGACTGATGATTTACGATGTCATAAATGGCCTGAATTACATGCTTCAGTTTGTCAAGCCGGAGTATGAAGCATCAGCGTATGGTTCAGTAGAGAGTCCAGAGTATGCATATAATTATAGAAGTGGAGAAAATGAGGAACCAACATACTATGAGACATCAGAAGAGAAGCAGGAGGAATCGAATGGTTTCAGTTTGTTCTGA
- the LOC102699386 gene encoding probable glutamyl endopeptidase, chloroplastic isoform X1 codes for MSSLSIFQRACLRFALLPVPPLRAPLRPPRRPLGLPRRSAMSSVAPRLSHIAAAAAGGAAGESNEPPPAAASGLAQEDDDLSSGMMGYRLPPKEIQDIVDAPPLPVLSFSPSKDKILFLKRRALPPLSDLAKPEEKLAGVRIDGHSNTRSRMSFYTGIGIHRLMEDGTLGPEKEVHGYPDGARINFVTWSQDGRHLSFSVRVEEEDNTSGKLRLWVADVESGEARPLFKSPEIHLNAIFDSFVWIDNSTLLVCTIPLSRGALPQKPSVPSGPKIQSNETSNVVQVRTFQDLLKDEYDADLFDYYATSQLVLASLDGTVKPIGPPAVYTSIDPSPDDKYLMISSIHRPYSYIVPCGRFPKKVELWTADGNFIRELCDLPLAEDIPIATSSVRKGKRSIYWRPDKPSMLYWVETQDGGDAKVEVSPRDIVYMENAEPINGEQPEILHKLDLRYAGTSWCDESLALVYESWYKTRKTRTWVVSPDKKDVSSRILFDRSSEDVYSDPGSPMLRRTAMGTYVIAKIKKQDESTYILLNGMGATPEGNVPFLDLFDINTGSKERIWQSDKEKYYETVVALMSDKTDGELPLDQLKILTSKESKTENTQYYLQIWPEKKQVQITNFPHPYPQLASLYKEMIRYQRKDGVQLTATLYLPPGYDPSKDGPLPCLVWSYPGEFKSKDAAGQVRGSPNEFPGIGATSPLLWLARGFAILSGPTIPIIGEGDEEANDRYVEQLVASAEAAVEEVVRRGVAHPDKIAVGGHSYGAFMTANLLAHAPHLFCCGIARSGAYNRTLTPFGFQNEDRTLWEATNTYVEMSPFMSANKIKKPILLIHGEQDNNSGTLTMQSDRFFNALKGHGALSRLVILPFESHGYSARESIMHVLWETDRWLQNYCLNGTSKTDSDSVVDTGNKTLSTSGGGAPREDPEEKGFSSMQRSLLW; via the exons ATGTCTTCCCTTTCCATCTTCCAGAGGGCGTGCCTCCGCTTCGCTCTGCTCCCAGTCCCGCCTCTGCGTGCTCCTCTtcgccctcctcgccggcctctCGGCCTGCCTCGCCGGAGCGCCATGTCGTCCGTGGCACCAAGGCTGTCccacatcgccgccgccgccgccggtggtgcGGCCGGGGAGTCCAATGaaccgccgccggcagcagcgTCCGGCTTGGCCCAAGAGGACGATG ACCTTTCATCAGGGATGATGGGCTACCGCCTTCCTCCAAAAGAAATACAAGACATTGTCGATGCACCACCGCTACCTGTGCTATCATTCTCGCCAAGCAAGGACAAGATTTTATTCCTAAAGCGCCGGGCATTGCCACCTTTATCGGATCTTGCAAAGCCTGAAGAGAAACTTGCTGGTGTTAGGATTGATGGCCATTCTAATACTAGAAGCAGAAT GTCTTTTTACACGGGAATAGGTATCCATAGGCTGATGGAAGATGGGACTTTGGGACCAGAGAAGGAGGTCCATGGATATCCTGACGGCGCGAGGATTAATTTTGTCACCTG GTCACAAGATGGGCGCCATTTATCATTCAGTGTTCGAGTTGAAGAG GAGGACAACACAAGTGGCAAATTACGTTTGTGGGTTGCAGATGTAGAATCTGGAGAAGCAAGACCACTTTTTAAATCTCCTGAGATACACTTAAATGCTATTTTTGACAG CTTTGTATGGATTGACAATTCTACTTTGCTTGTCTGCACTATTCCTCTATCACGTGGAGCTCTACCACAAAAGCCCTCAGTTCCATCTGGTCCAAAAATTCAGTCTAATGAGACTTCAAATGTGGTCCAAGTGAGAACTTTCCAGGATCTTCTGAAAGATGAATATGATGCTGATCTGTTTGATTATTATGCAACTTCACAGCTTGTACTGGCCTCTTTGGATGGAACAGTAAAGCCAATTGGCCCTCCTGCTGTATATACATCTATTGATCCGTCACCAGatgacaaatatttaatgatttcTTCTATCCATCGTCCATATTCTTATATTGTACCGTGTGGAAGGTTTCCAAAGAAAGTTGAATTATGGACGGCAGATGGAAATTTCATTAGGGAACTTTGTGATTTGCCCCTTGCTGAGGACATTCCAATAGCAACAAGCAGCGTGCGCAAGGGAAAGCGATCAATCTACTGGAGGCCAGATAAACCCTCAATGCTGTACTG ggTGGAGACACAGGATGGAGGAGATGCAAAAGTAGAAGTTTCACCTCGTGACATAGTTTACATGGAAAATGCTGAGCCTATAAATGGGGAACAACCAGAGATTCTGCATAAACTTGACCTCCGATATGC AGGGACCTCTTGGTGTGATGAATCTCTCGCATTAGTGTACGAGTCTTGGTACAAAACTAGGAAAACAAGAACATGGGTTGTCTCTCCTGACAAAAAAGATGTCAGTTCACGCATCTTATTTGATAGATCTTCTGAAGATGTATATTCTGATCCTGGCTCTCCAATGCTACGGAGAACTGCCATGGGCACATACGTTATTGCAAAAATTAAGAAGCAAGACGAAAGTACTTACATCTTGCTAAACGGGATGGGTGCCACGCCAGAAGGAAATGTTCCATTCCTTGATTTGTTTGATAT AAATACTGGAAGTAAAGAGCGAATATGGCAAAGTGACAAGGAAAAGTACTATGAAACTGTTGTTGCACTTATGTCGGACAAAACTGATGGGGAGCTGCCACTTGATCAGTTAAAGATACTTACATCAAAAGAatcaaaaacagaaaatacaCAATATTACCTGCAAATTTGGCCAGAAAAGAAGCAAGTTCAGATCACAAATTTTCCCCATCCATATCCTCAGCTTGCTTCATTGTATAAGGAAATGATAAGATACCAACGGAAGGATGGGGTTCAACTAACAGCCACATTGTACCTGCCCCCAGGCTATGATCCTTCAAAGGATGGACCTTTGCCATGTTTAGTTTGGTCCTACCCTGGTGAATTTAAGAGCAAGGATGCTGCTGGACAAGTGCGTGGCTCACCCAATGAGTTTCCAGGGATTGGTGCTACATCCCCACTGCTTTGGTTGGCTAGAGG GTTTGCTATTTTATCAGGTCCAACCATCCCGATCATTGGAGAAGGCGATGAAGAGGCCAATGACAG GTACGTGGAGCAACTTGTGGCCAGTGCAGAAGCTGCAGTTGAGGAAGTTGTAAGGAGAGGG GTGGCTCACCCTGATAAAATTGCTGTTGGTGGTCATTCTTATGGTGCATTCATGACCGCAAACCTTTTAGCTCATGCTCCTCACCTTTTCTGCTGTGGGATTGCTCGTTCTGGAGCTTACAACAGGACACTGACACCATTTGGGTTTCAG AATGAGGACAGAACACTATGGGAGGCGACTAACACCTATGTCGAGATGAGCCCTTTCATGTCAGCCaacaagataaaaaaaccaattttacTTATTCATGGAGAGCAGGACAACAACTCTGGAACACTTACAATGCAG TCAGACCGATTCTTTAATGCCTTGAAAGGCCATGGCGCGCTGTCTCGTTTGGTGATACTCCCTTTTGAAAGCCATGGGTACTCTGCCAGGGAGAGCATCATGCATGTTCTTTGGGAGACTGATAGATGGCTGCAGAATTACTGCTTAAATGGTACTAGCAAAACTGATTCAGATTCAGTAGTTGACACCGGTAACAAGACATTGTCAACTAGTGGTGGTGGAGCACCACGTGAAGACCCTGAGGAGAAGGGTTTCTCATCAATGCAACGATCGCTTCTGTGGTaa
- the LOC102699386 gene encoding probable glutamyl endopeptidase, chloroplastic isoform X2, giving the protein MSSLSIFQRACLRFALLPVPPLRAPLRPPRRPLGLPRRSAMSSVAPRLSHIAAAAAGGAAGESNEPPPAAASGLAQEDDDLSSGMMGYRLPPKEIQDIVDAPPLPVLSFSPSKDKILFLKRRALPPLSDLAKPEEKLAGVRIDGHSNTRSRMSFYTGIGIHRLMEDGTLGPEKEVHGYPDGARINFVTWSQDGRHLSFSVRVEEEDNTSGKLRLWVADVESGEARPLFKSPEIHLNAIFDSFVWIDNSTLLVCTIPLSRGALPQKPSVPSGPKIQSNETSNVVQVRTFQDLLKDEYDADLFDYYATSQLVLASLDGTVKPIGPPAVYTSIDPSPDDKYLMISSIHRPYSYIVPCGRFPKKVELWTADGNFIRELCDLPLAEDIPIATSSVRKGKRSIYWRPDKPSMLYWVETQDGGDAKVEVSPRDIVYMENAEPINGEQPEILHKLDLRYAGTSWCDESLALVYESWYKTRKTRTWVVSPDKKDVSSRILFDRSSEDVYSDPGSPMLRRTAMGTYVIAKIKKQDESTYILLNGMGATPEGNVPFLDLFDINTGSKERIWQSDKEKYYETVVALMSDKTDGELPLDQLKILTSKESKTENTQYYLQIWPEKKQVQITNFPHPYPQLASLYKEMIRYQRKDGVQLTATLYLPPGYDPSKDGPLPCLVWSYPGEFKSKDAAGQVRGSPNEFPGIGATSPLLWLARGFAILSGPTIPIIGEGDEEANDRYVEQLVASAEAAVEEVVRRGVAHPDKIAVGGHSYGAFMTANLLAHAPHLFCCGIARSGAYNRTLTPFGFQNEDRTLWEATNTYVEMSPFMSANKIKKPILLIHGEQDNNSGTLTMQSDRFFNALKGHGALSRLVILPFESHGYSARESIMHVLWETDRWLQNYCLNGTSKTDSDSVVDTGNKTLSTSGGGAPREDPEEKGFSSMQRSLL; this is encoded by the exons ATGTCTTCCCTTTCCATCTTCCAGAGGGCGTGCCTCCGCTTCGCTCTGCTCCCAGTCCCGCCTCTGCGTGCTCCTCTtcgccctcctcgccggcctctCGGCCTGCCTCGCCGGAGCGCCATGTCGTCCGTGGCACCAAGGCTGTCccacatcgccgccgccgccgccggtggtgcGGCCGGGGAGTCCAATGaaccgccgccggcagcagcgTCCGGCTTGGCCCAAGAGGACGATG ACCTTTCATCAGGGATGATGGGCTACCGCCTTCCTCCAAAAGAAATACAAGACATTGTCGATGCACCACCGCTACCTGTGCTATCATTCTCGCCAAGCAAGGACAAGATTTTATTCCTAAAGCGCCGGGCATTGCCACCTTTATCGGATCTTGCAAAGCCTGAAGAGAAACTTGCTGGTGTTAGGATTGATGGCCATTCTAATACTAGAAGCAGAAT GTCTTTTTACACGGGAATAGGTATCCATAGGCTGATGGAAGATGGGACTTTGGGACCAGAGAAGGAGGTCCATGGATATCCTGACGGCGCGAGGATTAATTTTGTCACCTG GTCACAAGATGGGCGCCATTTATCATTCAGTGTTCGAGTTGAAGAG GAGGACAACACAAGTGGCAAATTACGTTTGTGGGTTGCAGATGTAGAATCTGGAGAAGCAAGACCACTTTTTAAATCTCCTGAGATACACTTAAATGCTATTTTTGACAG CTTTGTATGGATTGACAATTCTACTTTGCTTGTCTGCACTATTCCTCTATCACGTGGAGCTCTACCACAAAAGCCCTCAGTTCCATCTGGTCCAAAAATTCAGTCTAATGAGACTTCAAATGTGGTCCAAGTGAGAACTTTCCAGGATCTTCTGAAAGATGAATATGATGCTGATCTGTTTGATTATTATGCAACTTCACAGCTTGTACTGGCCTCTTTGGATGGAACAGTAAAGCCAATTGGCCCTCCTGCTGTATATACATCTATTGATCCGTCACCAGatgacaaatatttaatgatttcTTCTATCCATCGTCCATATTCTTATATTGTACCGTGTGGAAGGTTTCCAAAGAAAGTTGAATTATGGACGGCAGATGGAAATTTCATTAGGGAACTTTGTGATTTGCCCCTTGCTGAGGACATTCCAATAGCAACAAGCAGCGTGCGCAAGGGAAAGCGATCAATCTACTGGAGGCCAGATAAACCCTCAATGCTGTACTG ggTGGAGACACAGGATGGAGGAGATGCAAAAGTAGAAGTTTCACCTCGTGACATAGTTTACATGGAAAATGCTGAGCCTATAAATGGGGAACAACCAGAGATTCTGCATAAACTTGACCTCCGATATGC AGGGACCTCTTGGTGTGATGAATCTCTCGCATTAGTGTACGAGTCTTGGTACAAAACTAGGAAAACAAGAACATGGGTTGTCTCTCCTGACAAAAAAGATGTCAGTTCACGCATCTTATTTGATAGATCTTCTGAAGATGTATATTCTGATCCTGGCTCTCCAATGCTACGGAGAACTGCCATGGGCACATACGTTATTGCAAAAATTAAGAAGCAAGACGAAAGTACTTACATCTTGCTAAACGGGATGGGTGCCACGCCAGAAGGAAATGTTCCATTCCTTGATTTGTTTGATAT AAATACTGGAAGTAAAGAGCGAATATGGCAAAGTGACAAGGAAAAGTACTATGAAACTGTTGTTGCACTTATGTCGGACAAAACTGATGGGGAGCTGCCACTTGATCAGTTAAAGATACTTACATCAAAAGAatcaaaaacagaaaatacaCAATATTACCTGCAAATTTGGCCAGAAAAGAAGCAAGTTCAGATCACAAATTTTCCCCATCCATATCCTCAGCTTGCTTCATTGTATAAGGAAATGATAAGATACCAACGGAAGGATGGGGTTCAACTAACAGCCACATTGTACCTGCCCCCAGGCTATGATCCTTCAAAGGATGGACCTTTGCCATGTTTAGTTTGGTCCTACCCTGGTGAATTTAAGAGCAAGGATGCTGCTGGACAAGTGCGTGGCTCACCCAATGAGTTTCCAGGGATTGGTGCTACATCCCCACTGCTTTGGTTGGCTAGAGG GTTTGCTATTTTATCAGGTCCAACCATCCCGATCATTGGAGAAGGCGATGAAGAGGCCAATGACAG GTACGTGGAGCAACTTGTGGCCAGTGCAGAAGCTGCAGTTGAGGAAGTTGTAAGGAGAGGG GTGGCTCACCCTGATAAAATTGCTGTTGGTGGTCATTCTTATGGTGCATTCATGACCGCAAACCTTTTAGCTCATGCTCCTCACCTTTTCTGCTGTGGGATTGCTCGTTCTGGAGCTTACAACAGGACACTGACACCATTTGGGTTTCAG AATGAGGACAGAACACTATGGGAGGCGACTAACACCTATGTCGAGATGAGCCCTTTCATGTCAGCCaacaagataaaaaaaccaattttacTTATTCATGGAGAGCAGGACAACAACTCTGGAACACTTACAATGCAG TCAGACCGATTCTTTAATGCCTTGAAAGGCCATGGCGCGCTGTCTCGTTTGGTGATACTCCCTTTTGAAAGCCATGGGTACTCTGCCAGGGAGAGCATCATGCATGTTCTTTGGGAGACTGATAGATGGCTGCAGAATTACTGCTTAAATGGTACTAGCAAAACTGATTCAGATTCAGTAGTTGACACCGGTAACAAGACATTGTCAACTAGTGGTGGTGGAGCACCACGTGAAGACCCTGAGGAGAAGGGTTTCTCATCAATGCAACGATCGCTTCTGTG A
- the LOC102699669 gene encoding nicotianamine synthase 1 — MESQSQEVAALVQKIAGLHAAISKLPSLSPSTEVDALFTDLVTACVPASPVDVAKLGPEAQRMREELIRLCSAAEGQLEAHYSDVLAAFDNPLDHVGRFPYYGNYVKLSKLEYELLVRYVPGIAPIRVAFVGSGPLPFSSLVLAAHHLPNTLFDNYDLCGAANERAKRLFRADKDLGARMAFRTADVASLTEELGAYDVVFLAALVGMAAEEKAGVIAHLGAHMADGAALVVRSAHGARGFLYPIVDPEDVRRGGFDVLAVCHPEDEVINSVIVARKVDARAAAARKDGLADSHGVVPVVGPPSKCCKMEASGLEKAEEFATNKELSV, encoded by the coding sequence ATGGAGTCTCAGAGCCAAGAAGTCGCTGCCCTTGTCCAGAAGATCGCCGGCCTCCACGCCGCCATCTCCAAGCTGCCGTCGCTGAGCCCGTCCACCGAGGTGGACGCGCTGTTCACCGACCTCGTCACGGCGTGCGTCCCTGCGAGCCCCGTCGACGTGGCCAAGCTCGGCCCGGAGGCGCAGAGGATGCGGGAGGAGCTCATCCgcctctgctccgccgccgaggGGCAGCTCGAGGCGCACTACTCCGACGTGCTCGCCGCCTTCGACAACCCGCTCGACCACGTCGGCCGCTTCCCGTACTACGGCAACTACGTCAAACTGAGCAAGCTGGAGTACGAGCTCCTGGTCCGCTACGTCCCCGGCATTGCTCCCATCCGCGTCGCCTTCGTCGGGTCGGGCCCTCTGCCGTTCAGCTCCCTCGTGCTCGCCGCGCACCACCTTCCGAACACGCTGTTCGACAACTACGACCTGTGCGGCGCGGCCAACGAGCGGGCGAAGAGGCTGTTCCGCGCCGACAAGGACCTGGGCGCGCGCATGGCGTTCCGCACGGCCGACGTGGCCAGCCTGACGGAGGAGCTCGGCGCGTACGACGTCGTCTTCCTGGCGGCGCTCGTCGGCATGGCGGCCGAGGAGAAGGCCGGGGTGATCGCGCACCTGGGCGCGCACATGGCGGACGGCGCGGCGCTCGTCGTGCGCAGCGCGCACGGGGCGCGCGGCTTCCTGTACCCGATCGTCGACCCCGAGGACGTCAGGCGTGGCGGGTTCGACGTGCTTGCGGTGTGCCACCCGGAAGACGAGGTGATCAACTCCGTCATCGTCGCCCGCAAGGTggacgcgcgcgccgccgctgcgcgcAAAGACGGGCTCGCGGACTCGCACGGCGTGGTGCCGGTGGTCGGCCCACCGTCAAAGTGCTGCAAGATGGAGGCGAGCGGGCTGGAGAAGGCAGAAGAGTTTGCCACCAACAAGGAGCTGTCCGTCTAA
- the LOC102702270 gene encoding nicotianamine synthase 2: MEAQNQEVAALVQKIAGLHAAISKLPSLSPSADVDALFTDLVTACVPASPVDVAKLGPEAQRMREELIRLCSAAEGQLEAHYSDVLAAFDNPLDHVGRFPYYGNYVKLSKLEYELLVRYVPGIAPIRVAFVGSGPLPFSSLVLAAHHLPNTLFDNYDLCGAANERAKRLFRADKDLGARMAFRTADVASLTEELGAYDVVFLAALVGMAAEEKAGVIAHLGAHMADGAALVVRSAHGARGFLYPIVDIEDIRRGGFDVLAVYHPDDEVINSVIVARKADPRRVGGLQSELADARGAAPVVSPPCKCCKMEAAGGALQKAEEFAAKELSV; this comes from the coding sequence ATGGAGGCTCAGAACCAAGAGGTCGCTGCCCTGGTCCAGAAGATCGCCGGCCTCCACGCCGCCATCTCCAAGCTGCCGTCGCTGAGCCCGTCCGCCGACGTGGACGCGCTGTTCACCGACCTCGTCACGGCGTGCGTCCCGGCGAGCCCCGTCGACGTGGCCAAGCTCGGCCCGGAGGCGCAGAGGATGCGGGAGGAGCTCATCCgcctctgctccgccgccgaggGGCAGCTCGAGGCGCACTACTCCGACGTGCTCGCCGCCTTCGACAACCCGCTCGACCACGTCGGCCGCTTCCCGTACTACGGCAACTACGTCAAACTGAGCAAGCTGGAGTACGAGCTCCTGGTCCGCTACGTCCCCGGCATTGCTCCCATCCGCGTCGCCTTCGTCGGGTCGGGCCCTCTGCCGTTCAGCTCCCTCGTGCTCGCCGCGCACCACCTTCCGAACACGCTGTTCGACAACTACGACCTGTGCGGCGCGGCCAACGAGCGGGCGAAGAGGCTGTTCCGCGCCGACAAGGACCTGGGCGCGCGCATGGCGTTCCGCACGGCCGACGTGGCCAGCCTGACGGAGGAGCTCGGCGCGTACGACGTCGTCTTCCTGGCGGCGCTCGTCGGCATGGCGGCCGAGGAGAAGGCCGGGGTGATCGCGCACCTGGGCGCGCACATGGCGGACGGCGCGGCGCTCGTCGTGCGCAGCGCGCACGGGGCGCGCGGCTTCCTGTACCCCATCGTCGACATCGAGGACATCAGGCGCGGTGGGTTCGACGTGCTGGCCGTGTACCATCCCGACGACGAGGTGATCAACTCAGTCATCGTCGCTCGTAAGGCTGACCCGCGTCGCGTCGGCGGGCTCCAGAGCGAACTCGCCGAcgcacgcggcgcggcgcccgtGGTGAGCCCGCCGTGCAAGTGCTGCAAGatggaggcggccggcggcgcgcttCAGAAGGCGGAAGAGTTTGCCGCCAAGGAGCTGTCCGTCTAA